The following are from one region of the Oscarella lobularis chromosome 3, ooOscLobu1.1, whole genome shotgun sequence genome:
- the LOC136184537 gene encoding FH1/FH2 domain-containing protein 1-like (The sequence of the model RefSeq protein was modified relative to this genomic sequence to represent the inferred CDS: added 269 bases not found in genome assembly) produces MDYKYRVQFMDDRDPFAVAFAEPTRPLVYTFEPSIPIVSQLAGVHKLLKAPHNIEDISLQVTGEATTFLDLDSTIEEQATELGLVRDSRKTILLVRTKPSVRVHVILGKLLSSSGKDLRHALFSLRRVFKEDQDLVQEFVNAEGLGCLINVGRNADQNHQQYILRALGELMLYVDGMMSVIQNPSTLQWVYSVVKSKFRLVSKTALEILLVFVAFTGEGVPDITNATRLADAIHEEDQSTGCQPWASLMSVLSESVASSETDVVLSCLTLINKVLDGLTDTSSFYEVVDSIEAQGMDNLIGKLKAKDDAKIRDQIEMYDKAIEEEYDIDKVQGPSGTMGKRRSTTPSSSRRRGTKSPSPALRPSGGRATTTSSDGKPIKPLLLEASPPPPPPPATTTATPSLSSKRDDVVKADVVVAAVETKKETAPPPPPPATPPPPSPSKTRTKSSSSPEQKKVKKVITKRQLKKNVAEKRKKIASEADSVGGESIAVPNGNATPIKDEPKEESKAVGVQRQKSGGNLKTEMTTPSNDRIPLETIEEKTSVAATLPPSTATAAAAAAAAAASPSSPDASPLRSRTMSMTRWKSAIQQVKERRESDKQTEKLDNLFKVWKRAGESASAPPPDDSAFEDGDRDSPDHLPTRREVVVQGNRKLVVKNLEFMDLRDSDDEDVLAPPKRTFHSSGAVAPPPGGAAPPPPPPLPPGAAPPPPPPLPGGPPPPPPPPPGVAPPPPPPPPGVAPPPPPPGVATIDGGSRRRRKMKKIHFGKVMLPAPANGVVVQSPAAVGMNVAGGGRPTIWSRLRQKALVKLDEENLTELFKERVVEKKADKTDTNESDGPAKKEPLHVLDHGRARTVGILIRKLPQYRHIKAAIVGMNSSLLNKEGIESLLRIKPSSEELQDIQTAMKSHPGRPLGDAEQYLLTLSSIPELEARLKLWDFKLSFAGAEDDIAEDLMDMKECISELKTSKTLEWVMATLLAITNFVNGAKADGFALEFLARVHDIKDTVHKQSLLFHVVKIVHEQYPDGTDLHSELPHVHQCARADFENMMKNLKKLEQESNQSWEYLKVVSKHESSQELKLQLADFLTDVAERIHVLKVIHRRVTNRFKKFLLYIGMNKDQAAKTKNEDICKIISDFSLEYRTAKEKLVSMEKKERLRKTRGRKIVDELAPGKTPQQLESPKRKLPSSASKQEREKSPTEDDESGDLMSMLAESVMQENPKKKRVKRTKNSKTRKSLRRTIHDQNPIMEALNLFKDKDKDKEGVES; encoded by the exons ATGGACTACAAGTATCGCGTTCAATTCATGGACGATCGCGATCCGTTCGCGGTCGCCTTCGCCGAGCCGACGCGCCCTCTCGTCTACACGTTCGAACCGAGCATTCCGATCGTCAGCCAGCTGGCGGGCGTACACAAACTCCTCAAAGCTCCGCACAAC ATCGAGGATATATCACTCCAAGTCACtggcgaagcgacgacgtttctcgATCTCGATTCGACAATCGAAGAACAGGCGACGGAGTTGGGACTCGTTCGCGACAG TCGCAAGACGATTCTACTCGTACGAACGAAGCCGAGCGTTCGCGTACACGTCATTCTCG TTTCGTTTGGTCAGCAAGACGGCTCTCGAAATACTTCTCGTATTCGTCGCATTCACGGGCGAAGGAGTGCCGGACATAACGAACGCAACCCGATTGGCCGATGCCATTCACGAAGAAGATCAATCGACAG GATGTCAGCCGTGGGCGTCGCTGATGAGCGTCCTGTCGGAAAGCGTGGCGTCGTCGGAGACGGACGTCGTTCTGTCCTGTTTGACTCTGATAAATAAA GTCCTTGATGGATTGACGGACACGTCTAGTTTCTACGAAGTGGTGGACAGTATAGAAGCTCAGGGAATGGACAACCTCATTGGA aaactgaaagcgaaagacgacgcgaAAATTCGCGATCAGATTGAGATGTACGAC AAAGCAATCGAAGAAGAATATGACATAGACAAAGTCCAAGGCCCCTCCGG CACCATGGGAAAGCGACGGAGTACGACACcgagttcttctcgtcgccgaggcACAAAGAGTCCCTCGCCCGCCTTGAGGCCCTCTGGTGgccgcgcgacgacgacgtcgtcggatgGCAAACCAATAAAACCGCTTCTGTTGGAagcgtctcctcctcctcctcctcctcctgctACCACGACTGCGACTCCTAGTTTGTCGTCTAAACGAGACGATGTCGTCAAagcggacgtcgtcgttgccgccgttgagacgaagaaagaaacggcgccgcctccgccgccgcctgctactccgccgcctccttcgccgtcgaaaactcgtacgaaatcgtcgtcgtcgcccgagcagaagaaagtgaagaaggTCATCACGAAGAGgcaattgaagaagaacgtcgccgagaaacgaaagaa GATTGCTTCCGAAGCGGattccgtcggcggcgaaagtATCGCCGTTCCGAACGGCAATGCAACGCCGATCAAAGACGAGCCCAAGGAGGAATCGAAAGCCGTCGGAGTGCAACGGCAAAAATCGGGCGGCAATCTCAAAACGGAGATGACGACTccgtcgaacgatcgaatcCCCCTAGAAACGattgaagaaaagacgtccgtcgccgcgacACTGCCACCTTCAActgcaacggcggcggcggcggcggcggcggcggcggcatcgcCATCAAGTCCAGACGCTAGTCCACTGCGATCGCGAACGATGTCGATGACGCGTTGGAAATCGGCTATTCAGCAAGTGAAGGAGAGACGCGAGTCGGACAAGCAAACGGAGAAGCTCGACAATCTGTTCAAAGTGTGGAAGCGCGCCGGCGAGAGCGCGtccgcgccgccgcccgacgaCAGCGCGTTCGAGGACGGCGATCGCGACTCGCCCGATCATCTGCCGACCCGacgcgaagtcgtcgtccaGGGCAATCGTAAGCTCGTCGTGAAAAATCTCGAATTCATGGACTTGCGcgattcggacgacgaagacgttctcGCTCCGCCGAAGCGAACGTTTCATTCGAGCGGCGCCGTCGCTCCTCCGCCCGGCGGAGCGGCGCcaccgcctcctcctccgttgCCCCCAGGCGCTGctcctccaccgccgccgcctctccCGGGTGGacctccccctccccctcctccgcCACCAGGCGTCGcccctccgccgccgccgccgccgccgggcgtcgctcctccgccgccgccgcccggcGTCGCGACCATCGACGGCGGCAgtcggagacgacgaaagatgAAAAAGATTCATTTCGGTAAAGTGATGTTGCCCGCTCCGGCGAACGGGGTCGTCGTGCAATCGCCGGCTGCCGTGGGGATGAACGTGGCCGGCGGCGGGCGACCGACGATATGGAGTCGACTTCGACAGAAGGCGCTAGTGAAATTGGACGAGGAAAATCTCACCGAGTTATTTAAAGAGAGAGTAGTCGAGAAAAAGGCCGATAAAACC GATACTAACGAGTCGGATGGTCCAGCAAAGAAAGAGCCGTTGCACGTGCTTGATCACGGACGCGCACGGACTGTCGGCATTTTGATTCGAAAACTTCCGCAGTATCGGCACATCAAGGCGGCTATAGTCGGCATGAACAGCTCGTTGTTGAACAAAGAGGGAATAGAG TCGTTGTTAAGAATCAAGCCGAGTAGCGAAGAGTTGCAGGACATCCAAACGGCTATGAAGTCGCATCCAGGTCGTCCGCTTGGCGACGCGGAACAGTATTTGCTCACGTTGAGTTCTATTCCGGAATTGGAGGCGCGACTGAAGCTGTGGGACTTCAAGTTGAGTTTTGCCGGTGCCGAGGACGACATCGCCGAGGATCTCATGGACATGAAGGAGTGCATTAGCGAGCTtaagacgtcgaagacgttggAATGGGTCATGGCTACGTTATTGGCCATAACGAACTTTGTCAACGGGGCTAAG GCGGATGGTTTCGCTCTTGAGTTTTTGGCTCGCGTGCACGACATCAAGGACACGGTGCACAAGCAATCGCTGCTCTTTCACGTCGTCAAGATCGTCCACGAGCAGTATCCGGACGGAACTGACTTGCACTCTGAGCTTCCTCACGTACATCAATGTGCCAGG GCCGATTTTGAAAACATGATGAAAAACTTGAAGAAATTGGAACAAGAGTCGAATCAGAGCTGGGAGTACCTCAAGGTCGTATCGAAGCACGAAAGCTCTCAGGAGTTGAAGCTCCA attGGCCGACTTTTTGACTGACGTAGCTGAGCGCATTCACGTGCTGAAAGTCATTCATCGACGCGTAACGAACAGATTCAAGAAATTTCTACTTTACATAGGCATGAACAAAGACCAAGCGGCCAAAACGAAG AACGAGGACATCTGCAAGATCATCAGCGACTTTTCGCTGGAGTATCGTACGGCAAAAGAGAAACTGGTCTCCATGGAAAAGAAGGAACGTCTCCGCAAGACGAGAGGACGAAAGATTGTCGAC GAGCTCGCACCTGGAAAAACGCCTCAGCAGCTCGAGAGCCCAAAAAGGAAACTGCCGTCTTCGGCGTCAAAGCAGGAGcgcgaaaaatcgccgacggaagacgacgaaagcggcgatcTCATGTCCATGCTGGCCGAAAGCGTGATGCAGGAGAACCCTAAGAAGAAACGCGTCAAGCGAACGAAGAACAgcaagacgagaaaatcgc TTCGCCGAACGATTCACGATCAGAATCCAATTATGGAAGCTCTGAATTTGTTTAAAGACAAggacaaagacaaagaaggcGTCGAGTCTTAG